GTAATCAGGGTTGGCAGTGCCAGCCCAAGGACCGTCACAATTGGGATCAGGGCGTTTCTTAGAGCATGGACAGTCATAATGCGACTTTCCTTCAGCCCTTTTGCACGTGCTGTTCGCAGATAGTCGGATTGCATGATGTCTAGCATAGCGCTGCGGGTGTAGCGCATGAAATGGACGGATCGTAACAGGCCAATTGAGAGGGCTGGCAAGATCAGGTGTTGGATATTATCCAGAAGGTTAAAGTCTTCCCCAGCGGTACGCATGCCAGAAGAGGGCAGCCAGTCTAACTGTAGCGAGAAGATGTATACAAAAATCATGCCAAGGAAGAATACAGGCATTGAGATGCCTGCAAAGCCCACGATGGTGAGCACATTATCCAGCAGGGAATACTGCTTAAGCGCTGAAATAACGCCCAGAACGACACCGACAATAATGGCGAAGATGAGCGCCGTCCCCATGAGCTGGACCGTCGGCAGAACACGCGTCGCAACAGCCTGCAAGACAGACTCCCCATTGATAAGGGAACGTCCTAGATTGCCTGTGACGACACCGCCTAACCATCTGATGTACTGGACAGGCAAGGGGTCATTCAGACCGAGCCGCTCACGCTGAATATCGAGTTCCTCCGCCGTTGTTGAAGGATCATCGGCCATCATGGCCGAGAGCGCATCCCCAGGCATGAGATTTGCCATCACAAAGACGAGAATCGTGATGCCGATCAGGACAGGAATACTAATGATAGTTCTTCGGATAATATAAGCGATCATTTCAATTCTCTATCGAATCTTTATCGAATCAATCTTTATCGAATAATTCGTGTTAGACGAGTTCTTCGTCACTGTCATCAACATTTTCAGCATTTGCTGCCTGGATCGTTCCGAGCTTACGCGTGAGATCATCGTAGTGATAAGTAAGCGCTTTTCGCGCTTCCTCGATATTTTTTGCTTCGATGGCATCGAGGATATTTTTATGTTTTTTGTACGTGTTCATTGGGTCGACATCCCAGGCCATATTCGGCGTGTGCTGCATCGCTTTGCGGAATGTCAGCCAGAATGTATCCAGCAGCTTGAGGAGCACGCGGTTATTGAGGTGCTCAAACAAGATCTGGTGGAATTTTCTATCTTGCTCTGGGAACGCTCTGCCTTTTACCGCTTCTTTGTGCATGGTGTTGACGACATCGTTGAGCTTAGCAAGGCGGTCCGCCGTCATGAGGTGGATGGCCTCCTCAATCAGGGCGATTTCTAGGATTTGGCGTATTTTCCACAGGTCGCTGAGTTGATCGAGGTCAAACAAGAAGCCATAGGGCAGCGTCTCTAATAGCGGATCGAAAGAGAAGGCTTCGATATAAACCCCGCTGCCGCGCTCAATGCGCACGATGCCGACGACTTCCAACGCTTTGATGCCTTCGCGTACGGAAGCACGGCTGACTTGTAACTGCCTGGCAAGTTCAGATTCTGGGGGGAGCTTTTCCCCCGGTTGGAGCTTATTCGCCAGAATATAGTCAACGATGCGTTGGCGAACAATTTCGTATAAAAGCGGGTCCCGCTTAATTGGCTTTAAAGGCGTTCTTTCTTTCACCAAAATGTCTCTTTAAATCAATTCTTATGAGAAATAACTCTACATTGCCAGTATATCCACTTGTAGGATATGCGTCAAGTTTGAATGGTCATCTGATGACTTGTTTGAGTAAATTTATCTGGTTAGTAACGCGAAAGACGCCCTGTGGCGGCTCAATATGTTACACTCAGGCGCTGATTGCTAAGGAATCGTATTGTGGCTTTTCATCACCTACCATCACAGCAGCCCGTTGACCAGGGCATTACATGGTATCTACCGCAGATGAAACACTTGCGTTTGATGCGCGCTCGCTATGTGCAGCATGCGTTCAAGCCGCATGCGCATGATTATTTTGTCCTTGGCATTATTGAGACGGGCTTACAATCTTTCACATATGGGCATGACCGCCTTGTGACATCACCGGGCAGCCTGATTATCATTAACCCCGGCGAGGTGCATACGGGCGAGGCGGCTATCTCTGAGGGGTTTACGTATCGCGCCCTCTATCCGTCCGTTGCACTGATGGCTTCCATTGCGGACGCATTTCATATCAAGCCAACACATATTCCTTCTTTTAGCGGCGGCGTGGCTGAAGATCGTCAGTTATTTTATTGGATACGCCAGTTGCATCACCGCAGCGAATATGCACCGGATTCATTGGCCTTAGAAGAACAATTAACGCATTTCTTTATCGCGCTCATCCAGCGTTATACTCAATTACCTTATGGCCTAAAACATTACAATACAGCTCCAGGCGCGATTGCTACAGTCTGTGATTATTTGGAAGCACATTATGAGCAAAATATCACGCTGGAGACGTTAGCTGACCTGGTACATATCAGCCCGTATCACCTTGCACGCTTATTCCAGAGGCACACGGGTATTTCGCCTCACAAATATCTTGAAAATATACGTATCCGGCATGCAGAACAATTGCTGACAATGGATATGCCTATTGCAGATGTGGCTTTTGCAACGGGATTTTCCAGCCAGAGCCATTTAACGCGCACATTCAAGCAAATTCTGGGTACGACCCCCGGCGAATTCGCCAAAAAGCGCAAGATTGTATAAGACATTCCCGTCTATCACCGTCACAATCGAAGCAACTTCCATGACGCGTGTCTCAGGTAGAGAGGGCTATTATGTCGATGACGTTTGATACGAAGATTGCAATTGTGCTGCGCGATGACCTGGAAATGTGGCAGGAGCTTAATGTGACGGCCTTTATTGCCAGCGCGGTTGTCGGGCAAAATCCATCCATCATCGGAGAAAACTATCGAGATGCTTCCGGCAATGTGTATATGCCGATGATTATCCAACCGATGATGATTTATCAGGCAGATGCCGATAGCATCCGTAAAGCCCATCAGCGAGCGTTGGAGCGCGATGTGATGATGGCTATCTTTACGATGGATCTGTTTTCAACGCCAAATGATGTTGAGAATAGAGCTGCCGTTGCAGATAAGCATGCGGAAGCGCTTGACCTTGTGGGTATTGCTATGCGCGATACGAAGAAGACGGTTGATAAAGTCATCAAGGGGCTCAAACGCCATCCTTAAGCCGCTGGTCCGCTTCTAAAAAGAGGTGTGATTTGCCGTCGGCATCATTGAATCCATCTGCAAAATGCTATAATCCGCTTGATTCTGTTCCCTAGCGGTGGTTGGTGTATGGCCTCAGTACAACCATTTCCTGATTCTGTGATGCAGCAAATCATCGAAAATTCAGCCCATGCCTTTAGTCATCGGTTGGTGATGGATGCTGTTGATGTCTCCCTGGCATTAAATCGCCATCTCTTGATCTATGCGATTGATGGCGCATTCCAGATCGAAACGGAATCGGCCAGTTGGCGACTGCTGCCGACACGGGCTGGTTGGGTCCCTGCGGGAGAGTTCGTTAAGACAACGGTGGTTAAGCCCGCTCAATGCATCTCGATTTTCTTCAAAGAAGATTTTCTTGAAGAAATACCGAATGCGTGCACAATTTTTAACGTAACACCGCTCATCCTGGAAATGTTCAAATATACGTTGCGCTGGAACGAAACACATCCGGAAAACAGTTCGCTATCCGATCGCTTTTTCCTGACGTTGTTCGATTTGTGCCAGGAGGAAATGCAATCGCCTTCGCTGTTCTCCTTGCCTAAGGCGAAGACTAAAGAGCTTGCTACTGTCCTGCAATATACGCTCGATCATCTTTCGGAAAATCTCAGGCTGGATGAGCTGGCGGATATTGTGGCGATGAGCACACGCTCACTGACGCGTCGTTTTAGCAGCGAGATCCATATGACCTGGGGGCAATATCTGCTACAGGCGCGTATGATGCGTGCTATGGACCATCTGATTCATGGCATGACTGTGACCGAAACGGCGCTATCCGTTGGTTTTACGAATGTCGGCGCGTTTACAACCGCGTTTCATAAATATACAGATACGACGCCAACGCAATTCCAGACCCAATTTCGCTAATTGGCTGAATGACAGAAGGAGCTGTCTGATTGACAAAAGCAAACGCATCCTGAAGTGCCTATACTTTTTTGTAAGGATAGAAGTCAATCAGCAGGAGTCATTGAAATGGCACAGACCACGCAAAAACAGGGATGGCACGTCGCAAATTGGGGTACGCTCGGATGGTTGGAAACAGGCGTTAAGGCCATTGGCATTATTGTTGGCCTTCTCGCCTTTACCCAGACGATCAGCACAGGGACAATCGGATTGGCTGATGTGCCCCATGGTATATCGGTCATCATCATGGCTTTGTTGACTTTGTTCGTATTGGGGAGCATTTTGCTCCGTGCTCAACAACGAGAGGTCGTTTCGCTCATCTTTGCCATTGCGAATGCACTCGGCCATGCGGGCATGCTTTACTATCTGCTTTATACACCAGAGGGGCAGGTCTTGCCGATCATGTTCGGGATTGCCTATGTCCTGGGTGAACTCGTCAAGCAGCGATTCCTAATAACCAGTGGTTATACAGAAATGGGCCAGCAAACTCCGCAAATGTTGATGTTCTCACGCGGTTTGATGGTGGTTTATGTCGTGCTTGTGGTCGCTGTTTTGCTGTAGTAGGGCCGTGTTCAGTCAAAGTAACAGGATATCCAATGCATTATGGTCTAAACTGGCAGCGATTCGCTGCCGGTTTTTGTTATGCAGTGCGGCGGCTATTTTGACAGGGCTTTTTCTCAGCTAAAATATGAAACGCGTTATTTTGATAAAAGCGCTTTACTAAATACATGGCAGATGCAAAGTTGAAACTTATGACCAAGAACCCTGTTTCGGTATCCGATATTAACGTGACTATCCAGGCGGATGAAGCGAAAGCAATAAGCCCAGATTTGTTTGGTATCTTCTTTGAGGATATTAATTATGCTGCTGATGGTGGCCTCTATGCTGAGCTGATCCAGAATCGTTCTTTTGAATATTCTTCCCAGGATCACCCGGATTGGAATTTCTTTACAGCCTGGGAACTACTTCAGGATGGTGGGAGCTGCCGTCTTGCTCTGGAATCAGAATCGCCAATTCATCCGAATAACCCTCATTACCTCGTGCTTGAGCTAGAAGGTGGCACCTGTGCCCTAAAAAATGGCGGCTTTGCTGGTATCGCGCTCCAGGCAGGCGAAAGTTACGATGTTTCCCTGTATGCGCGCACACTGGCTGGTGATATTGATGGGCTGAAGGTGCGCCTGGAGGGCAGACTGGGTGAAAATCTTGGTGAAGTCGCATTAGGCAGGCCCAATGCTGAGTGGCAAAAATATACGGCGACTATCCAGGCAACAGGCCAGGATACCTTCGCACGTTTCATATTGTTCATTGAAGGCGCCGGGACTTTGGCGCTGGATTCCTTCTCTCTGTTCCCACAAAAGACATTTCATAATCGCCCCAATGGCTTACGCGCTGATTTAGCGCAGGTCATTGCTGATCTCGAACCCAAGTTTATCCGGTTCCCTGGCGGGTGCCTTGTGCATGGTGATGGCCTTGAGAATATGTATCGCTGGAAAGATACGATTGGCCCGATTGAGCATCGCCGCGAACAGCCCAATATCTGGAATTATCATCAAAGCGTAGGGCTTGGGTACTTTGAGTACTTCCAATTCTGTGAAGATATTGGCGCGAAGCCCATACCTGTTGTGCCGGCAGGTGTCTGCTGCCCCAATACTGGGGCGAAGTATACCGGGCGTTGGGAAGAAGGCCAGGAGGGCTTGCCAATGGATGACATGCCCGACTATGTGCAGGAAGTTCTGGACCTGATTGAATGGGCCAATGGCGACCCGACGACCACATGGGGTGCAAAACGTGCGGAAGCAGGCCACCCGGAGCCATTTGGACTGGAATACCTTGGCCTGGGGAATGAAGATCGTATTACACCCGTCTTTGTTGAGCGCTTTAAGATGATTTACGAGGCCGTCAAGGCAGCGTATCCAGAGATTAAGGTCATTGGTACGGTTGGTCCCCGCCCAAGTGGCTTCGACTATGAAGAAGGGTGGAAGGTCGCACGTGAATTTGACCTGGAGATGGTCGATGAGCATGGCTACAAAGACCCGGAATGGTTCTGGGAGAACTTAGAGCGCTTTGATAGCTATGATCGCTCAAGCCCGGCAGTCTATCTTGGTGAATTTGCAGCCCACGATATGGGCCGGAAAAACACGCTGCGGTCTGCTCTGGCAGAGGCTGCTTATATGGCTTCGTTCGAGCGCAATGGGGATATTGTTCAGTTAGCGTCTTATGCACCGCTGCTTGCTAAGAATAAGTACACGCAGTGGATTCCAGATCTGATCTACTTCGACAATGTGCGCATCACGCCGTCCATCAACTATTATGTGCAGCAGCTATTCAGCCTGAATGCAGGTGATCGCTATCTGAGCACAGATATAGCCTCTGGCGACGCTGGTGATAAGCTAACGCTCTCTTGTGTACAGGATTCTGACAGCGGCGATATCATTCTAAAGTTGATCAGCCGGGCAGATGAACCTCTGAATGTATCCATCAAACTGACGGGGCTTGAGAGTATTCAAGCAATAGCACAATGCACCGTCCTGACAGGCGATCCTCTGGCTGATAATCCCTTTAATAATGCCTTCAGAGATGAGTTAGATACGCTGCCACAGACGATGGAAATCCAGGTTTCTGACTCGTTTGTTTATGCTATGCCAGCGCATTCGCTCAGCGTGATTCGCATCAAAAGTCAGGGTAGTGAACGCCAGTAAAACGGATGTGTGGATGATGTCAGGCTCGTTACAGCATATTGCTGACGTTCACTTATAAGGCTGCTAATGGGATATAGAGCAGGCTGGTACAGATGTGTGCTAGCCTGCGACTATGGCAGCAGCCCTTTCATACGGTTATACATGAAGCGCGTCGCTCTTTTGGGGCTCAGTCGGTAGAGAAAGTTCATCAACTTGGCATCATTGCCAATATATACCTGGAACTGATCGCGTTCCATGCCGTTGATGATGGTTTCAGCGGCGCGTTCAGGTGATGTCATAGGGAAGTTTTGAGATGATTCCCCAGCCATGTTCGATGGCATGCCTAAACCGGAGTTACGGGTAATATTGGTTTCGATGGCGCCAGGGAAAACGACTGTGACGGCAACGTTGGTACCAATCAGCTCTGAGTATAGGCCTTCGGTGAGTAATTTGACACCTGCCTTTGACGCGCCATAGAGTGTTTGCCCAGGTACCGGGAAGAAACCGCCCATACTGGATACATTGACGATATGCCCAGAGGGGCGCTTTAAGAAGTGCGGTAAAAACGCCTTCGTCATGTAGATGACGCCATAGAGGTTCACATTCAGGACGCGCTCTATGGCATCATGTTCCAGGTCGTTTAGACGTACAAAGGGCTGGATAATCCCGGCATTGTTGATGAGGCCGTCAACCGCACCATGTGCGTTGATGACTTCTTGAGGAAGTGCCTCTACTGCGCTGCGGTCTGTGACGTTAACCACATGCGTTGAGACTTTATCCGCCTGATTTTGGGCGAGGCTCGCCGTTTCTAGTAGGGCATCTTCGTTTAGGTCAACAGCGGCGACGCGTGCCCCTGCTTTAACCAGATGTAGAACGAGTTGACGGCCTATGCCACTGCCACCACCTGTTACGACGATGACTTTGTTCTGAACCTTCATAGGATCGCTCCTTTACAAATACACGTACTAGCTTGGAATGCGAACGCTAAAAAGTTCGTGTTTACTACATTCTTTAGTCACGCGATCTCCAGAACATCAAAGCAGCGAGTGTGGCTAAGACAGCACCGCCAATCGTCAACTGCTGGCGGCTCGTCAGGCCTTTATCTGGCACTGGCAGAGCGCCGATTGAACGGATATTACCTTCTGCGATGTGCTTTGCTGCAATGTAGCCGAAGGTCATGGAGGGGCCAATTGTACTGCCAGGGCCAGGATAGGTATTGCCCATCACGGAGGCTGAGTTGTTGCCAGCCGCATAGAGCCCTTCAAACGGTGTCCCATCCCCCTGGATGACGCGCGCGTATTCGTCAATGACCAGGCCGCCTTTTGTCCCCAGATCACCGGGAATCATCTGGACAGCGTAGTAGGGTGGTTTGTTGATGGGCGCAAGGCAGGGATTGGGCTTTACAGTTGGGTCGCCATAATAACGATCATAGGCGCTGTTGCCGCGACCGAAGTCTTCATCAACCCCAGTGCGTGCATATTCGTTGAACTGCTTGACAGTTTCGACCAGAGCTTGTGGGGGGAGACCACATTTTACAGCAAGTTCTTCCAGCGTATCCGCTTTCTTGATGTAGCCGGTGTCATAGTAGTTCTGGGGAATCGGTTGCCCAGGGAACATCGTGCCGAAGATATACTTGTTGCGGTAACGCTGGTCCATGATGAAAGTGGCTGGAATATGCGATACAGCTTCAGTGTCATTCTCATACATCGCATGGCCGACATCCACATAAGATGCAGCTTCATTGGTGAAGCGCTTGCCAGCACCATTTACCATGATCGAACCAGGGTAGGACCGCTCCCCAACGTGGAACATAGGGCCCATACCGGGCATCATGCTGGTTGGTCCCCACCATGCATCTTCCATCAGGTCGATTTTTGCCCCGGCTGCCATGCCAAGCTGGATGGCATCGCCAGTATTCCCCTTATTCGCAGAGCTCCACTCGTGTTTGATGGGCGCTTTCTGGAACTCATCGCGCATCTGCTGGTTATGGGCGAACCCACCAGCTGCCAAAACGACGCCTTTACTTGCCTGGATACGAATAGGTTGGCCGTTGCGTTCTACGACAACGCCAACAACCTTGCCATCTTCGATCACCAGTTCCTTAAGCGGGGTATTCAACCAGAGCGGGATATTTTCTTCCTTGAGGGCGTAGCGCAAACGACCGATCAGCGCACCGCCAATTGTCAGTAACTTCACGCCAGTGAACAGGTTTAAGATGGTTCGTGCGCCGACTTTAAAGGCAGTCCATTTACCCTTCCATGTCGGGATAATCATGCCCAATTTGTTGAACTCGCTGATGGTAAACGCAAGCCCAAAGGGTATTTCCATGCCGCCTGTATTCAATTTGGAGAGATCATCGCCAAGTTTGCTCCCATCGAAGGGGACTGCTTCAAGCGCACGCCCCTCTGCCATGCCACCCGGTCGTTCTGGGTAGTAATCGGCATAACCTATAGACCGTTGGAAGCGCATTGAACTTGTGTTACTCGCCAGATACTCTACCATCTTGGGGGCATTTTCCAGGTAAGCATCCTGTAGCGATTGGGGGGTACGATCACCTACTGTATTCGCCATATACAGGCGAGCTTTTGCAATGGAATCGTCTACACCATCTCGTTTTAGCAGGTAGTTATTTGGAATCCACATCCCACCGCCGGAAAGGGCTGTTGAACCACCGTATGCTTCTGTCTTTTCAACGATGAGCGTATCCAGACCTGCTTGGGCTGCTACAATTGCCGCAGTCATCCCGCCGCCGCCGGAACCGACGACAACAACATCTACTGTTTGATCCCAATTTGCCATTGTTTACCCCTTTCCTTAATGTTTTAAATTTATGGAGATAGGTCGCTGATAATGCGACCTATGGATTACCGTTTTTCGAGAATCATTGGCAGGCCGTTGCTGATTTCCAGCAAGCCCTCCATGACGAAATTCGCCTGATAATCTGGCAGTAATTGAGGATCAAAGCGCTGAGCAAGGATCGCCAGTATGATGTGTGTTTCCAGAAGTGAGAAGTGATTCCCCAGGCAAACCCGTTGACCTGATGCAAATGGGTGATAAGCTTGCGAATGACGTGCTTTTTCAGCTTCAGGCGCATGACGATTCGGTTCAAAGCGCAGAGGATCTTCCCAGAAA
The Phototrophicus methaneseepsis DNA segment above includes these coding regions:
- a CDS encoding ABC transporter permease; translated protein: MIAYIIRRTIISIPVLIGITILVFVMANLMPGDALSAMMADDPSTTAEELDIQRERLGLNDPLPVQYIRWLGGVVTGNLGRSLINGESVLQAVATRVLPTVQLMGTALIFAIIVGVVLGVISALKQYSLLDNVLTIVGFAGISMPVFFLGMIFVYIFSLQLDWLPSSGMRTAGEDFNLLDNIQHLILPALSIGLLRSVHFMRYTRSAMLDIMQSDYLRTARAKGLKESRIMTVHALRNALIPIVTVLGLALPTLITGAVFIESVFQWPGMGLLFIRSTTQRDYPMIMGIVLIISIVVLLTNIIVDISYAFVDPRIRYES
- a CDS encoding FadR/GntR family transcriptional regulator, with product MKERTPLKPIKRDPLLYEIVRQRIVDYILANKLQPGEKLPPESELARQLQVSRASVREGIKALEVVGIVRIERGSGVYIEAFSFDPLLETLPYGFLFDLDQLSDLWKIRQILEIALIEEAIHLMTADRLAKLNDVVNTMHKEAVKGRAFPEQDRKFHQILFEHLNNRVLLKLLDTFWLTFRKAMQHTPNMAWDVDPMNTYKKHKNILDAIEAKNIEEARKALTYHYDDLTRKLGTIQAANAENVDDSDEELV
- a CDS encoding AraC family transcriptional regulator, giving the protein MAFHHLPSQQPVDQGITWYLPQMKHLRLMRARYVQHAFKPHAHDYFVLGIIETGLQSFTYGHDRLVTSPGSLIIINPGEVHTGEAAISEGFTYRALYPSVALMASIADAFHIKPTHIPSFSGGVAEDRQLFYWIRQLHHRSEYAPDSLALEEQLTHFFIALIQRYTQLPYGLKHYNTAPGAIATVCDYLEAHYEQNITLETLADLVHISPYHLARLFQRHTGISPHKYLENIRIRHAEQLLTMDMPIADVAFATGFSSQSHLTRTFKQILGTTPGEFAKKRKIV
- a CDS encoding DUF2000 family protein, whose translation is MSMTFDTKIAIVLRDDLEMWQELNVTAFIASAVVGQNPSIIGENYRDASGNVYMPMIIQPMMIYQADADSIRKAHQRALERDVMMAIFTMDLFSTPNDVENRAAVADKHAEALDLVGIAMRDTKKTVDKVIKGLKRHP
- a CDS encoding helix-turn-helix domain-containing protein, which produces MASVQPFPDSVMQQIIENSAHAFSHRLVMDAVDVSLALNRHLLIYAIDGAFQIETESASWRLLPTRAGWVPAGEFVKTTVVKPAQCISIFFKEDFLEEIPNACTIFNVTPLILEMFKYTLRWNETHPENSSLSDRFFLTLFDLCQEEMQSPSLFSLPKAKTKELATVLQYTLDHLSENLRLDELADIVAMSTRSLTRRFSSEIHMTWGQYLLQARMMRAMDHLIHGMTVTETALSVGFTNVGAFTTAFHKYTDTTPTQFQTQFR
- a CDS encoding alpha-L-arabinofuranosidase C-terminal domain-containing protein; translated protein: MTKNPVSVSDINVTIQADEAKAISPDLFGIFFEDINYAADGGLYAELIQNRSFEYSSQDHPDWNFFTAWELLQDGGSCRLALESESPIHPNNPHYLVLELEGGTCALKNGGFAGIALQAGESYDVSLYARTLAGDIDGLKVRLEGRLGENLGEVALGRPNAEWQKYTATIQATGQDTFARFILFIEGAGTLALDSFSLFPQKTFHNRPNGLRADLAQVIADLEPKFIRFPGGCLVHGDGLENMYRWKDTIGPIEHRREQPNIWNYHQSVGLGYFEYFQFCEDIGAKPIPVVPAGVCCPNTGAKYTGRWEEGQEGLPMDDMPDYVQEVLDLIEWANGDPTTTWGAKRAEAGHPEPFGLEYLGLGNEDRITPVFVERFKMIYEAVKAAYPEIKVIGTVGPRPSGFDYEEGWKVAREFDLEMVDEHGYKDPEWFWENLERFDSYDRSSPAVYLGEFAAHDMGRKNTLRSALAEAAYMASFERNGDIVQLASYAPLLAKNKYTQWIPDLIYFDNVRITPSINYYVQQLFSLNAGDRYLSTDIASGDAGDKLTLSCVQDSDSGDIILKLISRADEPLNVSIKLTGLESIQAIAQCTVLTGDPLADNPFNNAFRDELDTLPQTMEIQVSDSFVYAMPAHSLSVIRIKSQGSERQ
- a CDS encoding SDR family NAD(P)-dependent oxidoreductase; the protein is MKVQNKVIVVTGGGSGIGRQLVLHLVKAGARVAAVDLNEDALLETASLAQNQADKVSTHVVNVTDRSAVEALPQEVINAHGAVDGLINNAGIIQPFVRLNDLEHDAIERVLNVNLYGVIYMTKAFLPHFLKRPSGHIVNVSSMGGFFPVPGQTLYGASKAGVKLLTEGLYSELIGTNVAVTVVFPGAIETNITRNSGLGMPSNMAGESSQNFPMTSPERAAETIINGMERDQFQVYIGNDAKLMNFLYRLSPKRATRFMYNRMKGLLP
- a CDS encoding FAD-binding protein; this encodes MANWDQTVDVVVVGSGGGGMTAAIVAAQAGLDTLIVEKTEAYGGSTALSGGGMWIPNNYLLKRDGVDDSIAKARLYMANTVGDRTPQSLQDAYLENAPKMVEYLASNTSSMRFQRSIGYADYYPERPGGMAEGRALEAVPFDGSKLGDDLSKLNTGGMEIPFGLAFTISEFNKLGMIIPTWKGKWTAFKVGARTILNLFTGVKLLTIGGALIGRLRYALKEENIPLWLNTPLKELVIEDGKVVGVVVERNGQPIRIQASKGVVLAAGGFAHNQQMRDEFQKAPIKHEWSSANKGNTGDAIQLGMAAGAKIDLMEDAWWGPTSMMPGMGPMFHVGERSYPGSIMVNGAGKRFTNEAASYVDVGHAMYENDTEAVSHIPATFIMDQRYRNKYIFGTMFPGQPIPQNYYDTGYIKKADTLEELAVKCGLPPQALVETVKQFNEYARTGVDEDFGRGNSAYDRYYGDPTVKPNPCLAPINKPPYYAVQMIPGDLGTKGGLVIDEYARVIQGDGTPFEGLYAAGNNSASVMGNTYPGPGSTIGPSMTFGYIAAKHIAEGNIRSIGALPVPDKGLTSRQQLTIGGAVLATLAALMFWRSRD